The segment AGGTTGTAGGCCACCATGTAGGGCGCGAGCATGATGTAGGACGACCCGGCCGAGCCAATGGCCTTGAACAGGTCGAAGACGTCCGCTCCGCCCAGGCTTTCCAGGATGGTGTCCGCAAAGTGTTTCAGGACCTTTTCAGAGGCCCGGTCCACGAAGGTGAACCAGTCGCGTTCGGCCTTCCAGGGTTCGTCGTTGCGCCCGGAGAGCCCTTTGATCATGGTCTTGTCGTCCCAGACGATGGACAGGGCCTCCTTTTGCAGGATGCTTTTGAGTGCCGTGGGCTGGGAGCGGCGCACCGAAGCTGCACGCAGACTGGTGACCATGTCATGAAAGCGGGCCTTCAACCGGTTACCCCGCTCGGGCTCGCGCAAGGTCAGCGCCCGGTCCATGAACCGCAGTAGCAGGTCCTTACTGACCATGGGGGCCAGCCCCAGCTTGTCGGCGTAGAATTGGTAGGCGATGGAGTAGAGATTATGGGCCATGGTGGCCGGTGTTGCGGGCACCTGCACGGGTTGTGAATGACCCTCGCGGAGACCATTCAAAAAGCTGCGGATGCCCGTGGCATCTGCGACGCTGGTGTGACTGCGGGCAATGTTCAGGGACGAATGATCGTCGGACCCGCTGACCAGACTCTTTTTCCAGGGGGTTGCCAGAGGTGACAGGAAGCCGTGGCGCTCGGCCAGTTCCAGAGTGTCGGCCTCGGTCAGTTGCTCCACGATGAGCCGGATGGCCTCGTTGGGCGAATGGTCGCGGGAGCCGTTGAGTTCCAGCACCTCGAATAGCAACAGCAGCTTTTCGAAATGACCGGGGGTGAGCGTGCTGTTCATGTCGAACATGGGGTGCGCCACGGCGTGTACGATATTCTGGCTGCGCAGGTACTGGGCCAGATCAAAGATGTTCTCGCGGGCCTTGCTGATGTCCGTGTGCTGGGCCTCGGTAATGTCCCAGGCCAGAACATGCACCTTGCATTGGTCCTCGGGGAAGTAGGTAGTGATTTCTTCGCTGACAAAGGTTCCGGGCAGATGCGCAATTTCCAGACTGCCCTCGAGGACGTTGTGGTCGGTGATGGTCACCAGATCCATGCCTCTGCGACGCGCGATGTCATAGATGCTTTTGGGGTCAGTGTAGGATTCGGCACAGCCGATCTTCTGGAGAATCCATTCCGAGGGGCGACGGGAATACCGGGAATGAACGTGCAGGTCGCAACACAGCGCAGGATGCTTCATCTGATTTCCTCCGAAAAGGGGACCGCCGGAGTGATGGCCTCTGACTGGGGTGCGGGCCATCGCATGGATGGGCGGGGTACTGCTACGCTGCCTATCCCGGCTCTGTTGCCAATGGGTGACGAACCCGTGCCGGAAGGCGACGTTCGGGTGGTTTTTTCGCTACGCGCTGCCTGGGTCACCGATTCGGCCCTCTGGCGCGGCGTCTTGTGCCGTGGTATGCATTGGCGCATTCCCTTGCTGGCCACAGGGGCCGGAGACCATTGAGAAAGGATGAATCCATGAGAAGTACTCGCATTCCCGCCTCCATCAGGGAAAAGTGGCAGCGTTGGACCGATCTGCTGGCGTCGATCACAAAGGCATCTGCCGTGCGCGTTGCACTGGCGGACGGGGATGAGCTGTTGCTGGTGGCAGCCAGCGGCGAGAATCAGCCCTACAAGACCGGGGAGCGCCTCGCCCTGTCTGATTCGGGGGGCTACTGCGAATCCGTCCTCCGCTCGGCAGATCGCCTGAGTGTGCACGACCCCGAGGGGGATCTGACCTGGCATATGCTGAGTCCGAACTGGAAGCGCAATCCGGATATGGAGCGCGGCATGGTTGCCTATCTCGGTTTGCCCATTGTCCAGCCCGATGGAAGCGCCTGCGGGACTGTCAGCCTGCTGGGCCGTGAGCGTACCTCCTTCGGAGCACAGGCCGAGGCCCTGTTGGCCGAGTTCCGTACCGTGGCCGAACAGGATTTGAAGATGCTGAGTTCCGAGGCCATGTGCCACGCTTTCAGCCAGGGCACCTCCGAGGGGGTGCTGCTGGTGGACGAACGGCCCGCAGTGCGCGAATGCAACCAGCGCTTCTTGGACCTCTGGCAGTTGGGCGGCGGTGAGATTGATCCTGATCATTTCACGGGTACGATCCGCACCATGGCGGCCAAGACCACCGATCCCGAAGTCGTGGAACAGCATTTTCGCAGTCAGCTTTCCAGTGCGGACGAAGGCGGTCTGAGTATCGAACTCTGCGATGGTCGCACCCTGCGTGCCCGGTCGCGGCCCGCACGTGACGAATCCGGCAACGTCTGGGGGCGGGTCTGGCTGTTCAGTGACGAGACCATGGACAAGGGCCTTGATGCTCTGACCACGGTGGATGCGGCCACCGGACTGACCACGCGTACTCATTTCCTGAATGTCGGCCATCAGGAAGTCAGCCGGGCCAAGCGGTATGGCAAGGAGCTGTCCCTGATTCTGATGCGTCTGGATGGATTTTCAAGGGCCGTGCAGGATCATGGTCGCGAGGCTGGCGATGTGCTCCTGGCCAAGATCGCCGAGTCCGGCCAGCAGGTGGTGCGCAACCTCGATATCTTCGGGCGGTTGGAAAACGAACTGCTCGGAGTGCTGCTGCCCGAGACCGGTCAGGAAGGCGCTTCGGCCATGGCCCAGCGCCTGCAAGCAGTGGTCAACGATGGCGAGCATCTTGCCGGGGCAGAGCCCGTGCACATCAAGGTGCAGGTGGGCATTGCCACCTTCAGTCGCGAGATGTCGACGTTTGAGTCGTTGCTGAGTCTGGCTGAGACAGCCACGACCTTGTAGGGGGAGGGCGTTGAAAATTAAGTGAATTGTTAGCGATACTTTGAGCTTTACAAGTCACTTGTTTTTGACCGCCCCGTATGAGGGCCAACGGCAGCAACAGCCCGACAAGAGGGGCAGTCCCCCGCAAAGGGAACCAATTCCTCCG is part of the Desulfovibrio ferrophilus genome and harbors:
- a CDS encoding sensor domain-containing diguanylate cyclase; the protein is MRSTRIPASIREKWQRWTDLLASITKASAVRVALADGDELLLVAASGENQPYKTGERLALSDSGGYCESVLRSADRLSVHDPEGDLTWHMLSPNWKRNPDMERGMVAYLGLPIVQPDGSACGTVSLLGRERTSFGAQAEALLAEFRTVAEQDLKMLSSEAMCHAFSQGTSEGVLLVDERPAVRECNQRFLDLWQLGGGEIDPDHFTGTIRTMAAKTTDPEVVEQHFRSQLSSADEGGLSIELCDGRTLRARSRPARDESGNVWGRVWLFSDETMDKGLDALTTVDAATGLTTRTHFLNVGHQEVSRAKRYGKELSLILMRLDGFSRAVQDHGREAGDVLLAKIAESGQQVVRNLDIFGRLENELLGVLLPETGQEGASAMAQRLQAVVNDGEHLAGAEPVHIKVQVGIATFSREMSTFESLLSLAETATTL